One part of the Mariniflexile litorale genome encodes these proteins:
- a CDS encoding LptF/LptG family permease — MKILDRYILTTYLKTFFSVFIILMLIFVLQTIWLYIKELSGKDLDIGVIFKFLFFFLPKLIPLVLPLTILLASIMVFGSFAENYEFAAMKSTGISLQRAMSGLSIFIVILGIVTFFFSNNVIPWAEFKSFNLRSNIAKLKPAMLLAEGQFNEVGTYNIKFDDKHGDRDQYLENVTIHIKGNDGRTNATTIKSKSGELASKEDSNVLKLILFDGNYYSDVSAKNPKSRNKKPFAKSTFKKYTINIDLSQINNVDFDEQSQTDKYNMLDVVGLYKTIDSLSKKEIASHEIISKNLSQRSNVIVHKKVKKTATDSIYLGPILNIFNTNEKFELVDVSLKTIASAKQVVTTNEATRKMSKEWLNKHIISFHEKFALAFACIILFFVGAPLGALIRKGGIGLPMVIAIVLFLTYHFIGIFATNSAKNGSFNPIVASWFSTLIMLPLGIFLTRRATADKGLFEFDSLFDPLKKIFNIKEKDSVDYKFLSTYKHEELINVISNYEALGHLEESRYEAIHVLNERGIHTEQLREEGVSINNSYDTSINIIKSYKNQTKFAITCYCIGAILLILYFVFNNNKMPSLASISIKLSITSFILYLVYYVKSFLNVFKFYSHIDKKEKRPTPILIAIGIPLYLIVYLFLNNKLKEDLKQNCLESLK, encoded by the coding sequence GTGAAAATACTAGACCGATACATACTAACGACTTACCTTAAAACTTTTTTCAGCGTGTTTATTATACTCATGCTAATTTTTGTTTTACAAACCATTTGGTTATACATTAAAGAATTGTCTGGTAAAGATCTAGATATAGGTGTTATCTTTAAGTTTTTATTTTTTTTCTTACCAAAACTGATACCGCTAGTATTACCTCTAACCATCCTTTTAGCATCTATAATGGTATTTGGTAGTTTTGCCGAGAACTATGAGTTTGCTGCTATGAAATCCACAGGAATTTCGCTGCAACGTGCCATGTCTGGGCTAAGTATTTTCATTGTTATTTTAGGGATTGTAACCTTTTTCTTTTCTAATAATGTAATTCCTTGGGCTGAATTTAAATCTTTCAACTTACGCAGTAATATAGCAAAATTAAAACCCGCCATGTTACTTGCTGAAGGTCAGTTCAATGAAGTGGGTACTTATAATATTAAATTTGACGACAAACATGGCGATAGAGATCAATATCTTGAAAATGTTACTATTCATATAAAAGGAAATGATGGTAGAACCAACGCTACAACTATAAAGTCTAAAAGTGGAGAACTTGCTAGTAAAGAAGATTCCAATGTTTTAAAACTTATTTTATTTGATGGAAATTATTACAGCGATGTCTCTGCAAAGAACCCTAAATCTCGTAACAAAAAACCTTTTGCCAAAAGCACCTTTAAAAAATATACAATTAACATCGACTTGTCGCAAATTAATAATGTAGATTTTGATGAACAATCTCAAACCGACAAATACAATATGTTGGATGTCGTTGGTTTATATAAAACCATCGATTCTTTATCTAAAAAAGAAATAGCTTCACACGAAATAATATCAAAAAATTTATCTCAACGCTCCAATGTTATAGTACATAAGAAAGTTAAAAAAACGGCTACAGATTCTATTTACCTTGGTCCCATTCTAAATATCTTCAATACAAATGAAAAATTTGAACTCGTTGATGTTTCTTTAAAAACCATAGCAAGTGCAAAACAAGTTGTCACAACAAATGAAGCCACTAGAAAAATGTCTAAAGAGTGGTTAAACAAACATATCATTTCTTTTCACGAAAAATTTGCTTTAGCATTTGCATGTATTATATTATTTTTTGTGGGAGCACCCCTTGGTGCTTTAATACGTAAAGGAGGTATCGGTTTACCAATGGTTATAGCTATCGTACTATTTTTAACTTATCACTTTATTGGCATTTTTGCCACAAACAGTGCCAAAAACGGTAGCTTCAACCCTATCGTTGCCAGTTGGTTTTCTACACTTATTATGTTGCCTCTCGGCATTTTTTTAACAAGACGCGCTACAGCCGATAAAGGCTTATTTGAGTTTGATAGTCTTTTTGATCCCTTAAAAAAAATATTCAATATAAAAGAAAAAGACAGTGTGGATTATAAGTTTCTTTCTACCTATAAACACGAAGAATTAATTAATGTTATTAGTAACTATGAAGCCCTTGGCCATTTAGAAGAGAGTCGCTATGAAGCTATACATGTATTAAATGAACGTGGCATACATACCGAACAATTAAGAGAAGAAGGTGTTTCTATAAATAATAGCTATGATACCTCTATAAATATAATTAAAAGCTACAAAAACCAGACAAAATTTGCTATAACATGCTATTGTATTGGAGCTATTTTACTTATACTTTATTTTGTTTTTAACAATAATAAAATGCCCTCTTTAGCCTCTATTTCAATAAAACTTAGCATCACCTCATTCATATTATATTTGGTTTACTATGTAAAATCTTTTCTTAATGTATTCAAATTTTACAGTCACATTGATAAAAAAGAAAAAAGACCTACCCCAATTCTTATAGCTATCGGAATCCCTTTATACTTAATTGTATACTTATTTTTAAACAATAAATTGAAGGAAGACTTAAAACAAAATTGTTTAGAATCTTTAAAATAA